One window of Papaver somniferum cultivar HN1 chromosome 9, ASM357369v1, whole genome shotgun sequence genomic DNA carries:
- the LOC113307683 gene encoding enoyl-[acyl-carrier-protein] reductase, mitochondrial-like → MAASARILVLKHLHGRTSCYFNSVRSNRMVSSIRAYSSKLSPPSKGVVYEQHGSPDKVTRVIDLPPVEIKENDVCVKMLASPINPSDINRIQGVYPVRPPLPAVGGYEGVGQVHDLGSAVKGLSLGDLVIPSPPSSGAWQTYVVKEESLWHKLDKDVSLEFASTVTVNPLTALLMLDDFVTLNPGDAIVQNGSTSIVGQCVIQLAKLRGVHSINIIRDRAGAEDVKERLKKLGADEVYTESQLEVKNVKGFLGALPEPALGFNCVGGNSSSSVLKFLRQGGTMVTYGGMSKKPVTVSTSAFIFKDLTLRGFWLQKLMNTDRAVDCRVMIDYLLSLMRDGKLKYEMELVPFDKFPVALDKALGKLGSHPKQILKF, encoded by the exons ATGGCGGCGTCTGCTAGAATTCTGGTGTTAAAACATCTCCATGGAAGAACATCATGCTATTTCAACAGTGTACGGAGTAATCGGATGGTCAGTAGTATTAGAGCTTACTCTTCAAAATTATCTCCGCCATCAAAAGGTGTTGTGTATGAACAACATGGATCACCTGATAAAGTTACCAG AGTGATTGATTTACCTCCAGTTGAAATTAAAGAAAATGATGTATGTGTTAAAATGCTTGCTTCTCCAATTAATCCATCTGATATCAATAGAATTCAAGGTGTATACCCAGTTAGACCTCCACTTCCTGCAGTTGGAGGGTATGAGGGTGTTGGGCAAGTACATGATTTAGGGTCTGCTGTAAAGGGGTTGTCTCTTGGTGATTTGGTCATACCATCTCCTCCTTCATCTG GAGCTTGGCAGACTTATGTTGTGAAAGAGGAGAGCCTGTGGCACAAACTTGATAAAGACGTATCGTTAGAATTTGCTTCGACCGTCACTGTGAATCCTTTGACGGCATTACTTATGTTGGATGACTTTGTTACGCTTAATCCAG GGGATGCTATTGTGCAAAATGGCTCAACAAGCATCGTCGGCCAGTGTGTTATCCAGCTTGCAAAACTTCGAGGTGTTCACAGCATTAATATTATTAGAGACAG AGCTGGGGCAGAGGATGTGAAAGAAAGGCTTAAGAAACTTGGCGCAGATGAAGTGTACACGGAGAGCCAGTTGGAAGTAAAAAACGTCAAGGGTTTCCTG GGTGCCTTACCGGAGCCTGCATTGGGATTTAACTGCGTCGGTGGTAATTCCTCTTCTTCAGTCCTCAAATTTTTGAG GCAGGGTGGGACTATGGTAACTTATGGTGGTATGTCTAAAAAGCCTGTTACAGTATCTACTTCAGCTTTCATATTTAAG GATCTTACTTTACGGGGTTTCTGGTTGCAAAAATTGATGAACACGGATAGAGCCGTAGACTGCAGAGTTATGATAGATTACCTTTTGAGTCTAATGCGTGACGGGAAGTTAAAATATGA AATGGAGCTAGTTCCTTTCGACAAGTTCCCTGTGGCATTGGATAAAGCACTGGGAAAATTAGGAAGCCATCCTaaacaaattctcaaattttag
- the LOC113307889 gene encoding 50S ribosomal protein L10, chloroplastic-like has product MESSLCTLQSSLSSSFKSSFVIPKTHSSIQHNKQRKSLSINAAISRTKKEETVETVKQQLENCHLLAGIKYKGLTVKQFQDLRKSLPDNVNLIVAKNTLVGKAIEGTPWEALKPCMKGMNAWMFVHTEEIPGAIKPYRNFQKEKKLEDNDFTGAVFEGKFYGPDEFKSLETMPTRAEIYAKLLGSLQSPASALVGTLQAPARDLVMVLKAHVKKLEEENGGAQ; this is encoded by the coding sequence ATGGAGTCTTCACTCTGCACATTACAATCAAGTCTGTCATCAAGTTTCAAAAGCTCATTCGTAATACCCAAAACCCATTCCTCAATTCAACACAACAAACAAAGAAAGTCTCTGTCTATTAATGCAGCAATAAGTAGAACAAAGAAAGAAGAAACGGTAGAAACAGTGAAACAACAACTGGAGAACTGCCACCTTCTCGCTGGTATCAAATACAAAGGATTAACAGTAAAACAATTTCAGGATTTAAGAAAATCATTACCAGATAATGTTAACCTAATTGTTGCTAAAAACACACTAGTTGGTAAAGCTATTGAAGGTACTCCATGGGAAGCATTGAAACCATGTATGAAAGGTATGAATGCTTGGATGTTTGTTCACACTGAAGAAATACCTGGTGCTATTAAACCTTACAGGAATTTCCAGAAAGAGAAGAAACTTGAAGATAATGATTTTACTGGTGCTGTTTTTGAGGGCAAATTTTATGGTCCTGATGAGTTTAAGTCGTTAGAGACAATGCCTACAAGAGCTGAGATCTATGCTAAGTTGTTGGGATCACTTCAGAGTCCTGCTTCAGCTTTGGTTGGTACACTTCAAGCTCCAGCTAGGGATTTGGTTATGGTTTTGAAAGCTCATGTCAAGAAATTGGAGGAGGAAAATGGTGGTGCCCAATAG